A region from the Thauera humireducens genome encodes:
- a CDS encoding AraC family transcriptional regulator, with translation MKILTPSPTELTIGRAATPIAFIRAIVTGYRRLGMDPANALAQAQIPPALLETPDARVTAAQMEVMSGVAMQELDDETLGWFSRRLPWGSYGMLCRASLTSPTLEVALKRWCRHHRLLTEDIVLDFSQPRGSATIRIVEHTGLGELREFCLVSTLRYLLGYACWLVDSRIALAETTFPFPAPHHADAYHYLFPGPVRFDADTASLSFDARYLELPVRRDEKALQTMLQRALPLTVLQYRRDRLLVHSVAQILATDPAAAHTAEDVAAQLNTSVRTLHRQLKEEGVSLQRLKNEARRERAIKLLLQTRKPVKQIAAAVGFDSEKSFARAFREWTGVAPSAYRIGASAETPQPASPR, from the coding sequence ATGAAGATCCTCACGCCGTCGCCCACCGAGCTGACCATCGGCCGCGCCGCCACGCCGATCGCATTCATCCGCGCGATCGTCACCGGCTACCGCCGACTGGGCATGGATCCCGCCAACGCGCTCGCCCAGGCGCAGATCCCGCCCGCGCTGCTCGAGACCCCCGACGCGCGCGTCACCGCGGCGCAGATGGAAGTGATGTCGGGCGTGGCCATGCAGGAACTCGACGACGAAACCCTGGGCTGGTTCTCGCGGCGGCTGCCCTGGGGCAGCTACGGCATGCTCTGTCGCGCCTCGCTCACCTCGCCGACGCTCGAAGTGGCGCTCAAGCGCTGGTGCCGGCACCACCGCCTGCTCACCGAAGACATCGTGCTGGACTTCAGCCAGCCGCGCGGCAGCGCCACCATCCGCATCGTCGAGCACACCGGACTGGGCGAGCTGCGCGAGTTCTGCCTCGTCTCCACCCTCCGCTACCTGCTGGGCTACGCCTGCTGGCTGGTGGATTCGCGCATCGCGCTCGCCGAGACGACCTTTCCCTTCCCCGCCCCGCACCACGCCGACGCCTACCACTACCTGTTTCCCGGCCCGGTGCGTTTCGACGCCGACACCGCGAGCCTGTCGTTCGATGCACGCTATCTCGAACTGCCCGTGCGGCGCGACGAGAAGGCGCTGCAGACCATGCTGCAGCGCGCGCTGCCGCTCACCGTGCTGCAATACCGCCGCGACCGCCTGCTGGTGCACAGCGTCGCCCAGATCCTGGCCACCGACCCCGCTGCCGCGCACACCGCCGAGGACGTCGCCGCCCAGCTCAACACCTCGGTCCGCACCCTGCACCGCCAGCTCAAGGAAGAAGGCGTGTCCCTGCAGCGGCTGAAGAACGAGGCCCGCCGCGAACGTGCGATCAAGCTGCTGCTGCAGACCCGCAAACCGGTGAAACAGATCGCGGCCGCGGTGGGCTTCGACAGCGAGAAGAGCTTCGCGCGGGCGTTCCGGGAGTGGACGGGGGTGGCGCCGAGTGCGTACCGGATCGGCGCTTCAGCGGAAACGCCGCAGCCCGCTTCACCGCGCTGA
- a CDS encoding isovaleryl-CoA dehydrogenase, protein MNVPSLNFNLGETIDALRDTLQAFCAAEIAPRAAEIDRVNEFPADLWKKLGDLGVHGMTVSEEYGGTDMGYLAHIVAMEEISRASASVGLSYGAHSNLCINQIRRNGTEAQKQKYLPKLISGDHVGALAMSEPNAGSDVVSMKLRADRKGDHFVLNGSKMWITNGGDADTLVVYAKTDLAAGPKGITAFIIEKGMKGFSCGTHLDKLGMRGSNTFPLFFDDVEVPLENVLGGEANIGRGVQVLMSGLDYERAVLSGGPLGIMAACMDVVVPYMHERKQFDTPIGEFQLMQGKIADMYSTWSACRAYAYAVGQACDRADHARALRKDAAGVILYTAEKATWMAGEAIQALGGVGYTNEYPTGRLWRDAKLYEIGAGTSEIRRMLIGRELFSETR, encoded by the coding sequence ATGAACGTGCCCAGCCTGAACTTCAACCTCGGCGAGACCATCGACGCCTTGCGCGACACGCTGCAGGCCTTCTGTGCCGCGGAGATCGCGCCGCGCGCGGCCGAGATCGATCGCGTCAACGAATTCCCCGCCGACCTGTGGAAGAAGCTGGGCGACCTCGGCGTGCACGGCATGACGGTGAGCGAGGAGTACGGCGGCACCGACATGGGCTATCTGGCCCACATCGTGGCGATGGAAGAGATCTCGCGCGCGTCGGCCTCGGTCGGCCTGTCCTACGGCGCGCACTCCAACCTGTGCATCAACCAGATCCGCCGCAACGGCACCGAGGCGCAGAAGCAGAAGTACCTGCCCAAGCTGATCTCGGGCGACCACGTCGGCGCGCTGGCGATGTCCGAGCCCAACGCCGGTTCCGACGTGGTGTCGATGAAGCTGCGCGCTGACCGCAAGGGCGACCATTTCGTGCTCAACGGCAGCAAGATGTGGATCACCAACGGCGGCGACGCCGACACCCTGGTGGTCTATGCCAAGACCGACCTCGCCGCCGGCCCCAAGGGCATCACCGCCTTCATCATCGAGAAGGGCATGAAGGGCTTCTCCTGCGGTACCCACCTCGACAAGCTGGGCATGCGCGGCTCCAACACCTTCCCGCTGTTCTTCGACGACGTCGAGGTGCCGCTGGAGAACGTGCTCGGCGGTGAGGCCAACATCGGCCGCGGCGTGCAGGTGCTGATGAGCGGCCTGGACTACGAGCGCGCGGTGCTGTCCGGCGGTCCGCTCGGCATCATGGCCGCGTGCATGGACGTGGTCGTGCCCTACATGCACGAGCGCAAGCAGTTCGACACCCCGATCGGCGAGTTCCAGCTCATGCAGGGCAAGATCGCCGACATGTACTCCACCTGGAGCGCCTGCCGCGCCTATGCCTACGCCGTGGGCCAGGCCTGCGACCGCGCCGACCACGCGCGCGCGCTGCGCAAGGACGCTGCCGGCGTGATCCTCTACACCGCCGAGAAGGCGACCTGGATGGCGGGCGAGGCGATTCAGGCGCTGGGTGGCGTGGGCTATACCAACGAGTATCCGACCGGCCGCCTGTGGCGCGATGCCAAGCTGTACGAGATCGGTGCCGGCACCAGCGAGATCCGCCGCATGCTGATCGGCCGAGAACTGTTCTCCGAGACGCGCTGA
- a CDS encoding 2-hydroxychromene-2-carboxylate isomerase → MAEPIDFYFDFSSPYGYFMAEKIDVLAAAHGRSVRWRPFLLGAVYKVTGEVPLPSKPLKGDYSKRDFERSARFLGLRCRMPEAFPIGTQVAARAFYWLDERDPVAARAFALAAYRAYFGEGRDISQEAAVLDLAAAHGADRAGLAEALAGEAIRNRLKDECAQAIARGVFGSPFVLVDGEPFWGVDRIPQIERWLQTGGF, encoded by the coding sequence ATGGCCGAGCCGATCGATTTCTACTTCGACTTCTCCTCGCCCTACGGCTACTTCATGGCGGAGAAGATCGACGTGCTGGCGGCCGCCCACGGCCGCAGCGTGCGCTGGCGTCCCTTCCTGCTGGGGGCGGTGTACAAGGTGACGGGCGAGGTCCCGCTGCCCTCGAAACCGCTCAAGGGGGACTACTCGAAGCGCGATTTCGAGCGCTCGGCGCGTTTCCTCGGCCTGCGCTGCCGCATGCCCGAGGCCTTCCCGATCGGCACCCAGGTCGCGGCGCGCGCCTTCTACTGGCTGGACGAGCGCGATCCGGTCGCAGCACGCGCCTTCGCGCTGGCCGCCTACCGTGCCTACTTCGGCGAGGGGCGCGACATCTCGCAGGAGGCGGCGGTGCTGGACCTCGCCGCGGCCCACGGCGCCGACCGTGCCGGCTTGGCCGAAGCGCTCGCCGGCGAGGCGATCCGCAACCGTCTCAAGGACGAATGCGCCCAGGCCATCGCACGCGGCGTGTTCGGCTCGCCCTTCGTCCTCGTCGACGGCGAACCCTTCTGGGGCGTGG
- a CDS encoding toll/interleukin-1 receptor domain-containing protein — MPAYPHILVVGTTFTVPLPWYRPFRRLADMVGRELARSGFGLLTGNTPGVDKVAARAFWAECLRRGLAPEAGYQQLWLPHFQRGYFLPGEGFAAPVECTVRLSDYDEWIEQAIGRAGAAVMIGGRSGSLAIARRFIDAGKPVLPIPFAGGESREVFHEILRTWGEAPVPGLSQTQFLSLAVPWINSTGLLARLLLGTLAAQADIFISYRRADTGMAAGRLRDDLIEHFGARRVFMDLHGIDPSADWRETIGAAIAACKVGVVLIGHGFMAGDAQGRPRLWDEGDVLRFELASLLAGQKRILPLLVDDAPLPAEDALPEALRPLLRYQTPRIDNANWQAVSAAVVRAIEAVLSPSVG; from the coding sequence ATGCCCGCCTACCCGCACATCCTCGTCGTTGGCACCACGTTCACCGTTCCGCTGCCCTGGTATCGGCCGTTCCGGCGCCTCGCCGACATGGTGGGCCGCGAGCTGGCGCGCAGCGGATTCGGGCTGCTCACCGGCAACACGCCGGGGGTCGACAAGGTCGCGGCGCGTGCTTTCTGGGCGGAATGCCTGCGCCGGGGCCTGGCGCCGGAGGCGGGCTATCAGCAACTGTGGCTGCCGCACTTCCAGCGTGGCTATTTCCTGCCGGGCGAAGGCTTTGCGGCGCCGGTCGAGTGCACGGTACGTCTGTCCGACTACGACGAGTGGATCGAGCAGGCGATCGGCCGTGCCGGCGCGGCGGTGATGATCGGCGGGCGCAGTGGCTCGCTTGCGATTGCGCGCCGCTTCATCGACGCCGGCAAGCCGGTGTTGCCGATTCCCTTCGCCGGCGGCGAATCGCGCGAGGTGTTCCACGAGATCCTGCGGACCTGGGGCGAGGCGCCCGTGCCGGGGTTGAGCCAGACGCAGTTCCTGAGCCTGGCCGTGCCCTGGATCAACAGCACCGGACTGCTTGCGCGGCTGTTGCTGGGCACGCTCGCCGCGCAGGCCGACATCTTCATCTCCTACCGTCGTGCGGATACCGGCATGGCCGCCGGCCGCCTGCGCGACGACCTGATCGAGCATTTCGGCGCGCGCCGCGTGTTCATGGACCTGCACGGCATCGACCCGAGCGCGGATTGGCGCGAGACGATCGGCGCGGCGATCGCGGCCTGCAAGGTCGGCGTGGTGCTGATCGGGCACGGCTTCATGGCGGGCGATGCACAGGGGCGTCCGCGGCTGTGGGACGAGGGCGACGTGTTGCGATTCGAACTCGCGTCCCTGCTTGCAGGGCAGAAACGCATCCTGCCCTTGCTGGTGGACGATGCCCCGTTGCCTGCGGAGGACGCCTTGCCCGAGGCGCTCAGGCCCTTGCTGCGCTACCAGACCCCGCGCATCGACAACGCCAACTGGCAGGCGGTGAGCGCGGCGGTGGTGAGGGCAATCGAGGCGGTGTTGAGTCCCTCGGTGGGTTGA
- a CDS encoding cupin domain-containing protein — protein MHKTLTAFAHADTPASVDHPRPERLVDGNPLRTTWNHFERDGMSAGLWSCTPGAWRIAFADDTDEFFHVLSGRIRITDEAGLARIFGPGEACVIPAGFRGVFEVLEPVTKHYVFVKRGEMR, from the coding sequence ATGCACAAGACCCTCACCGCCTTCGCCCACGCCGACACCCCCGCCAGCGTCGACCACCCGCGCCCCGAGCGCCTGGTCGACGGCAACCCGCTGCGCACGACCTGGAACCACTTCGAGCGCGACGGCATGTCCGCCGGCCTGTGGTCCTGCACGCCGGGGGCGTGGCGCATCGCCTTTGCCGACGACACCGACGAGTTCTTCCACGTGCTGTCCGGCCGCATCCGCATCACCGACGAAGCCGGGCTGGCGCGCATCTTCGGGCCGGGCGAGGCCTGCGTGATTCCGGCGGGCTTCAGGGGCGTGTTCGAGGTGCTGGAACCGGTGACGAAGCACTATGTGTTCGTGAAGCGTGGCGAGATGCGCTGA